The following nucleotide sequence is from Cryptococcus neoformans var. grubii H99 chromosome 5, complete sequence.
GGGGTTTAGGAGATGCCTTGGCGGGGGGAGGAGTGGGTTGTCGGCTGGGTTGGACAGAGGACGGTTGGGTGTGGGTTTGTGCAGCGTCGACCATATCGACATCTTGAGATTCGGGCTTGTTGGTCTCTAGCGCTTCGTCCTCTTTTGATTCCTCGTTTGCTTTTGCCTCGGCATTATCTGTTTCTGTCATTTCAACATCACCGTTGCTCTCAGCAGGTTTGACGTCCCCTATAGGTTCTTCAGCGAGCGTTTCTGTAGCTGGTAACTCGGGCGTCGCAGGACCATCCCCCGCGTCTTGCTTGTCTTTCTTGatttgctcttcctccctactttccttgtcttccttgttctgcccttcctccttatttcctttgccttccttgtcttccttctcctccgtaaccacctcatcttccttctccgtcGCCATCTCCTTCGTGATTACCCcgtcttcctttccctccgTGACCACCTCAggctccttctcctcttgttcttgtccttgtcttttttcttgttcttgctcttgttcttcttgttcttgttcttgttcttgttcttgttcttgttcttgttcttgttcttgttcttgttcttgttcttgttcttgttcttgttcttgttcttgttcttgttcttgttcttgttcttgttcttgttcttgttcttgttcttgttcttgttcttgctCCGGCTCCATTTGCTCGTCTGCCAAATCCACTCGCACACTCTCTACAGGATAAATCCAAGCACTGACCGAGCCATCATTTGACACTGCACAAACCAGTCGACCAGAATTGATGAATCTCAGACTATTGATCTCTTCTGATCCTATTCCATGTGAAAGACCCCCAAGGGTGAtgtcctctctcttctcccattttGGTTCACCACTCTCATTAGTCAAGAGCCGGAAAAAGTCGACGAGGTCGCGGCTTTTGACAGGGTAGACGGCAGCAAAGTGTTGACCAGATGGATGCCAGGCGAGGTTGATCACGTCTCCAGGCGTTTTGAAAGTTGCTACAGGTGCAGAAGGAGCTGCATACAGTTATTGGCTCCTCATTACAGCTGTCCACAAGTTGAAACTCACAGGTGACGTCCCAGACCGCGATGACGCTGCCCACACTAAACGTCTTGTCGGCAGATACCAAAACGTTTGGATCGACGGGAGACCAGGCGATAGACGAAACATGGTGGTTATGAGGGCTTGGTTTTGAAGCTGACGGTAAAGGCGTTGTCGTTTTAGAGTCGAGCTACAGATGAGGTCAGCAACGTCCCATCTACCAAGCAGCCGACATACAGACTCGTCCCATACTTGAATCTCCTTGTATTCTCCACCAGTCGCCGCTTTCTTACCATCAGAAGACCAAGCTACCGTCCTGACGTGCTTGACCAAACCACGAACATCTTGTGTTCTGCTGAAGCTGGGACGTGGCAGTTCTCTAGCTGAGAAATCGGCGTTGGGAAAAGCATCAATATTGTACGCCTCTGAGCCATCTGTCATGCTGCACAAGCCAGTTGTTTCAATTATTAACAATAGAAGTTAAGATGGGAAACAACAAACTATTTGTTGGATGATTTGTCCATCACTTAGAAAGAGAACAGAAGAACAACATATATATGATTACGTAACCTTCAACGTGATATTCTAATACCTCGTGCCTCCGTTCGTCGGTCGTACATCTGAACTGCAGTGTCTCTTGTCAAGTTGTTTCTGCACAACTTCCCTACCTATCAAATGAGAATATGTTTCGTCGATCACCCAATCCTCGTATGAAAACCCTCGAGAGCATTCGTGCAGCTGCCGAAGCTCGCGCTCAATCCAAGTCCCGctctcccccttctcccatccACAAATCCATCCCCATATCTCCGCCTGTTGTGTCGTCCCACGAACAATACTATGTACAGGACCTACAAGCACCCGCTTTCAGCGTTGCGCAGAGGAGGGGAGATCTCGATGGGGAAAGTGAAGCTACACTGGCATCAATACGGAGAAGTATTATAAAGCCGAGTGTCTTCTTTTAAAAACAACCATCAAGAGGGATCGTTGGAGCTGATGCGCGGCTGGACTTTAATCCATGGAGGGTGAAGACCATAGTTGACCCAAGGACAATTGGATTGATCTGGCAACAATTTGATCAGGGCGAGAAAGTTAGGAGTCCAGATGTGCGTTTAGTTAACTGATGATTGTAGGAAATGTCCTAACGTCCATTTGttgcaggagaagaaggaagatctTCAAACAAGATGTTCAACAGACCCATTTCTCAAAAGTGGATGTATTAGATATTGACATCCCTTTCAACTCGCTGGCCATatcattcttcatcacaGCTGAGGACCAATTTCGCAACACGAAGCATTCATGTTCCAGCACTATCACCACGACGGATATTCAGAATGGTAAAGCAAGTTCCAAGCTGCTCGGTGATTCGTTCAGCAAAGCATCCAACATACAGCGAGCGCTGACTTTGGGCTGCATGCAACGAAATGGAAAGTATGTCGGAACATTGCAACCACATCTCAGAAGTTCATGACCAGCCCAGCATACAAAGCGGATGTCAAAGCATGCCGACGAACAGTCACGAACTTGGATAAAGCACACTGTCATGATATTAGCCACCCATGAAGCCATGGACCCTTTGGCCGGCCGCGCCTATTTCGAACGTCGATCAAACCCCAGCAACGGCAGCGCTCGCTCAATTGGCTCAAGGATCAAAACTTTCTGCAGACAACCTGAAAAGCTGGAAATTCCCAACCTCATTGACGGCACCTGGATCGCACTCGACACTCGTCGAGCGCAGAACGAATTCGAATACACCGAAGATCTCTACGACAACTTTCAGCAGGGCCTCTGAACTCTGTGAAATCAGTACTTGGACGGCATTCAACCCTTCAAAGGGCCCAAAGAATTTGGATATTCCCGGAACGCAAAGCATCGGACTTGGATGACCATACGGGGGACCAAAAGGACTTGCTAAAATTGAGGTTAATACTGAGAACCCACCGCAGCTGAACTATATTCCTCTTGTGAGTTCGCCATACTGGTCGAGAATCTGCTGACCACCTAATCAGGTTCCCGAGAACTTTGTCTATCCCCCTTTCCATTACCAGTCCCCCATCGACTACATCCTTGCTTCCCCCAATCCCTACGCTCACCCCCTTCCGTTCATGGCGCACTCCCTTCACCTGCCTCTTACCCGACCTCCGTCCCCGTCCCGATGCCATCTCGTACCCCAAACCACCCTTGGATGAACTTTGGTCCTCCCCGCGGCTACGATCAATGTCAACATCGAGATAAACATCAACGTTGACAACGACACCAACAGCGACAGTATACATATTCACCCCACTGGACACCGAGCCCATTGCCTCCTCGATTCTCTCGTCCCTCATCTCGAAGGCAGATTACCGTTCAACAGAAGCTGGAGGCTGTAAGGGCGTACCTGGCATGGCCGAAATGAGTTGGAATCTCGTCAGGCCTCGTATTGAATTGCTTAAAAGTTATGTGTGAAAAAACAATAGGTCTGTTTGCAGTTGCTGGAACGAATACATGTTACTTGTTATTATGGATATACACCGCAAGTCGACGAAATGGAAACTTGTCGAACAGTAAATGGCACTGCTGCTTCTCGCGAAGTATATTCATTACGTATTATCTGGCAGGGTTGATATGCATACGTATCAGGTGATTTCAAAGTTTATCTTTTTATGACTAGGATCAAATGCTGATCGCTCATGATCATTCATCACCCGTCTTTCGGCTTCTTTCGGATTTTTGTAGATGTTCGTGATAATGTGCATAAGAACTGGTACATGGTAAATCGATTATATTTACTTATCTTTTATTACGATTTTCCCCATCGCCGTCCCATCAGCGAGATAGCGCAGACTTCGTTATAAGCGCGGTTGTAGCGAAGGAGGGAAGCCCAATTCACGATTCTATCTGGCTATCTGTCCAGAGAAAAAAACAGCAGAATGCGTCAGGCGTCAGGCGTCAAGAGGTCTGTTTGATCTGTAATATGCATTTGAATACGCATATTGTCGTAACACAAAAGTATCTGTTTTTCGCTCGCTCAAACGTTATCAGGTTATCTCTTCTATCTGCTTCGCCAAAAAATTGTCGCATCGTTATCCGTCGGCTAGAGGCAAAAAGGAGACTAGAAGAGTTCCTGCGGCGGCATCCACCATCCTTTTGCCTCACTCTTCGTCATCCGGGTCTCCGCCGCACAGGTCCCACGGAGATTCCGTCCACCGAACAGCACCGACCGTCTCTTCCGTGAGAAATCTTAAAACATTCTCTTTCGTTTTTATGCATCAACATCTTTGGCCATTTTCTGCAAACGGTCACATGGCATCCAGACGTCAGCTGGTGGTGAGAGGAACGATTCGTGCATGTTTTCCTAAATATTGAACGGTTCAAGGCATTCCCGGCTTTACGCGCAAAGGCATGCGCCGGCAGTCCCGAAGCGAGGAGCTTCGTGGCAATCAAATTCGAAAAGTGGGGGCGCCGCATCTGAccttttttgttgttgttttcGAATATAATGTAAAAACCACGGGGATGGGTCGGGATGTTACAATACGGATGCATGCATCTTGCCAATGGTAGTTGAAAAAGAATCGAAATTGctagagaagaaggagctgTGTGCACGCAGTGGGCTGCTGTGGACTGGTTTCGGCGCGCGCAAGGAGATCGACGCTGAAACCCTTGGCGATGAAGGTGCAGTGCGAAGATGCGAGATTTCGAATTTCGTCACCGGTTAAGGTGAGGTGGAGGGTATAAGTATAAGAGTATAAGAGCGCATATATCCATTCCAGCATTAGCATCACATCCCAGCTAACAGGTGAGCCGAACTCCAAAAATACCCCCCTTTCACAGAGATAAGCTATCTTTTATCTCACCCCGCCCTATCAACGTCCTTTCACTGCACCGGTATATATACCGCCGCGCTCCCACTATCCCATCTATCCTGAATCATCTCTCCAAGCCACGCTGACAATCCACAGCAACCATGTCAACACCAACACAAGGGGCCGTGagtctttcccttcttctgtgTCCCATGCGCGTCGCAGCTGACACATAACAGATCCAGACCCCATTACCCGCGCAGCTCAGCAAAGTCCTTGCCGAGTCTGGCGCCCATATATCTCGTCCCGGCTCTGACTTGTCTTCGAACCGAATCCGAAAGGACACGATGTGCGTTACCCATGCCCAGCCACTTGGCTCGAAATGTACCGGCTGACCGTGCTGCAGCGGCTACAAGTCATCACCTTTCCCCCTCAAGGCGGACCAGCAAGCGGCCGTGACCCGCATCCTCTCGGAGAGCGGTTTCATGCCCCAGGAGCTTGTTCCAGGGGAAGTCGATTGGTTTTACAACCATCTCGGTAGGTCCTTTCCTTGCTTTGGCCCGTGATTGTGGTCCGGGAGAGTGGTCCGGATCCTTTGGCGGTGCCTTGCACGGACTGCTTTCGAGTCCTTTGGGGCTGGATTCTGcgcttgttgctgctgctacGGGCGCGGCGTCTTTTCTGAGAGACTCTGGACTCTTGTGGGTTCGTGGGTTCGCATCAATGAGCCTGGACGTTGCGCTTTGGCGACGGTGCCTCGTCTATCTATAGCTTAGCACCGGCTCTGCAATCAGTCTCGTACCTTCGCAACGGTCACCCATCGCGTCCTGCTTCCAATTCTGAAATCACGGATCCACTACTCAAGACACTAGCTGACGCTTTTCAGGTATCGAAAACTCGTACTTCCTTTGGGAAAAGCCCGAAGCTATCGCGGACAATGTCCTCTCCCTCTACTCTGCCAAGCTCCTCGCTTATACAAAGCACGATCCCGAGCAGCTTGTGATCGACCTCGAAAAGATCATCCCAGAGGGCGTCGACAAGAGCCGAGAAGGTGCCGTTTGGATTCACTCTAGCAAGGCTGGTGTCTCCAGTTCGGAAGGCCCTGGCGCCAAcgtcgagaagaagtgagtcTCGGCACTTGTCGAACCAAACTGACAGAATTAGGATCGACTCCCTCTACTTGGACGACTCTTCTCCCGAAAAGGCTTACCGACTCGAGACGTACCGATCTTCCGGCGCCATCTCTTCTACCGTCTCGCAACAACTCCGATGCTACTTTATCTCTCGATGCTCTTTCCCCGCTTCTGGGCCCGTGAAAACCCCCGAGGGCACAACGGACATTCGATCCGTTTCTGACGCCTCTTTCCTCGAAAAGGCGAGCGAAAACACTCTTGAAGTGTACCAGCGAGTCATGAACGAGGTCGAGCGCCGTTATGGACCTGTCATCGAAATGTTCGAGGTTGAGGACTCTCGAGAGCGCCGACTTGTTATTGGCTACAAGATTGGCGGTACCCGCAAGttcttctctgctctcTCCGACTTGTACCACTTTTACGGTCTCTATTCTGCCCGCAAGTATGTCGAGCAATTCTCCAACGGtatcaccatcatctccatgTACCTCAACCCTGTCCCCAACACCCGTGCGCCTCCTATCGAGCACTCTATCCACCAAGTCGTCAGGGAAGCTTCCTTGCTTTACGTTCTCCCCGATaaccccttcttctctgttACTGAGAACGAGGACACCAATCATGCTGTTCAAGAAGCAACTTATGCTTATGTCGGATGGATCTTTGCTCAGCACTTTTGCAACCGTCTCGGTCAGGCTTATATCGCGTTGAAGGATGGTAAGTTATCTTTATTTCTTTACATTTTCACTAATTGACCCTCTGTAGCTCTGGATGAGTCCAACCCCGACCACGCTGAAGTCCTCAACAAGATCAAGACTAGGTTCAGGGAAGAGACCTTTACTCGCGAGAGCATCCGAGAGGTCATCCAGAGCCACCCCGGCTTGGTCAGAATGTTGTATATCAACTTTGCTATGACTCACTGTACGTCTTTTCATCTTGTATCGTGGCGTAGTCGAACTAACACAAAAGACAGACCCTGTGGCCGATGAAGCCTCCCAACTCACTCCTACACTTTCTTTCCAACGTCTCAAGACTGAACAACCCCTCTCTGACGAAGACTTGCACGCCCTCATCCGCAAGACCGCAGCCAACCAACACGCCGTCCAGATTCTCGAGGCGTTGTTGATTTTCAACAGGCAAGTCATCAAGTGCAACTTTTATCAACCTACCAAGGTCGCCCTCTCTTTCCGTCTCAacccctctttcctccccgAGGTTGAGTACCCCAAGGCTCCGTTTGGTATGTTCTTTATTGTCGGTGCCGAGTTTAGAGGTTTCCATGTCCGATTCAGGGATGTTGCCCGAGGTGGTATCCGTATCATTCGATCCAGGGGTAAAGAGAACTATAACTCCAACGTTAGGACTTTGTTCGACGAGAACTATGCCTTGGCCGCCACCCAAAACTTGAGTGAGTTTTGTATACCAAGAGCAGTGGAACAATCGCTGATGATGCGCAGAGAACAAGGATATCCCTGAAGGAGGTGCCAAGGGTACCATCCTTCCAGTTCTAGGCGCCAACATCCAACAATGTTTTGAGAAATACGTCGATGTGAGCTTTGCATTTTACTTTTACTCGCGAGGCTGTTGGCTGATCCCTCACAGTCCATCATCGACCTTCTTATCCCCGGCAAGACCCCTGGTATCAAGGGTAAGATTGTCGATGTCAGCAACCGTCCCGATCCCGAGattctcttctttggtcCCGACGAGAACACTGCCGACCTTATGGACTGGGCTGCCGAGCACGCTCGTTCTCGAAACGCTCCTTGGTGGAAGTCTTTCACCACAGGCAAATCTGCCGAGAAGCTCGGTGGTATCCCTCACGACACTTATGGTATGACCTCTACATCTGTTCGCCAATACATTGTCGGTGTCCTCAAGGCCCACGGTCTCAATGAGAAGGATGTTACCAAGTTCCAGACTGGTGGTCCCGATGGTGATCTTGGTTCCAATGAGATCTTGTTGAGCAAGGACAAGACTGTAGCTATCATTGACGGTAGCGGCGTTTTGTATGACCCTGCTGGTTTGGACAGGTCCGAATTGGTCAGGTTGGCCAAGGCAAGATCCCCTATCAGCGATTTCGACCCTGCCAAGTTGGGTGAGGGTGGTTACAAGGTTTTGGTTGATGCCAAGGACTACCGATTGCCCAGTAAGTTATAATTTGCCATCCGTATCGGTATTGGTAATTGACGATCTGCAGCTGGCGAGGTTGTCTCTGACGGTACTTCTTTCCGAAATACCTTCCATTTCCGCGTCAAGGCCGATCTTTTCGTTCCCTGCGGTGGTCGACCTGAAGCAGTCAACATTTCCAACGTCAACCAGCTCGTCGACTCTGAAGGCAAGCCTCACTTTAAATACGTTGTCGAGGGTGCCAACTTGTTCTTCACCCAGCAAGCGAGGCTGTGgcttgagaagaagggtgtgGTTCTTTTCAAGGACTCTAGTACCAACAAAGGTGGTGTCACCAGTAGCTCACTCGAAGTGCTTGCCGGTTTGGGCttgagtgatgaagagtaTATTGATTTGATGATCTTcaaagatggaaagccTTCCACTTTCTGTAAGTGCAATATGGTTTTATAGGCGTAGTAAGGAGTTTTGCTTAAAACCTCTTTTGCAGACCAGAACTATGTCAAGGATATTCAGCAAAAGATTTGCGAGAACGCCGCCCAGGAGTACACGTGCATCACCAAGGAGTGGCTTCGTAACAAGGGTACCAAGGCCCGAACTACCATCTCTGATCAGCTTTCTTCTACTCTTAACCAACTCCAAGCCGAGCTTGAGCAGTCTGATTTGTATGAGAATGTTGAAAGCAGGAAGAATGTGTTGAACAAGGCCTTCCCCAAGACTTTGGTTGACAAGGTCGGTTTGGAGGCTTTGATGCAGAGATTACCCGAACAGGTGAGTCGTGTTGACACGTAAAAGTCTTTTAACGCGATGGACAAGCGCTGAGGGATTAATTGTAGTATCAACGAGCTACGTGGTCCGCTTGGGTGTCTTCCCACTACATTTACGAATGCGGTATGACTGCTTCCAACGTCGAtttcttccactttttcTCAAAGCTCTCCGCTTAAgcctttttccctttggGCTCAATGGACATTtacagaaaaaaaagaaagacagAATCGCGGTttttggagaggatgagaagcggtggtggtggaatTTACATGTGAGatagaaagaagaaataaaTAAAGTCAGATGTGTGTACCATACCTAGTTAACGTATTGAAaaacagaaaaaaaaacataTTTTACAGAAACCGCTTCTTTAGGCCTCTTTATTCTCGAGATTCATGCATAGTTTTATTGTTTCAGATTTCCCCTCTTCTTAAGCTTCCACTGACAACGGATCAAGTAGTGTTTTCATCACAATCGGTGATGAGTGCCATGGCGcttctctgcccctttCTGGGATCTCTATATTATTACCACCTTTACCATCTGCTTCTTACCACATTCGAACACTTTTGGACCTGCGGCGGCTTACTCTAAACTTTATAATCCCTTTTTTCGGCTTTTTTGCAAAGATCATGGCTCGTTTCAAGCTTTCGGTTGCAACTTGCATATGTCACCTGTTTCTAAAGATGCTGTACTGACTATGTACTATACGTGTCATGCTTATATTAGACATGCATGCTCATTTTTCACTCCCAATTTCTACAACAACGCACAATCACCTTTTGTCCAGTCAATTATTTTATACCAAAGACGGTCAGCTATAAGGTGTGCCCCTGCTGATATGGCAATCAGCATATCGCCTCCTGTAGTTGTAATTACCATGAACCGTGTATTCCAATAATGGAGCACGAATGATTCAATATGGTCCCAGCTGACAGGCGTAGTCATAGATAATAATCGTAACCATGGCAGAATCATCGATACAGTTTCCTTAGTCAGGCATAAGTGGTACTGGATTTTGACATACTCTGAACCCTGCCGACCAGCTGATTGACAGAGACCATATCCACGATCTCCTCCGCCTGGTACTCTTTATAGTAGCTCCATTCATGGCTGCCAATACGGTGCTTATGTGACACCGCTGGTTTGATATGGACAAAGGCGAGAGTAACAGGAGGAGTGCCGGAGGATCTCGGGTGGTGGGGAAGGCCAATGGCGATCAAGTTCAGGAGCTCGCCATAACATATGTGGTCCTCAAGCTCTACACGCCTAGCTGGATGACGCCTATTGCGGTCGATGGACACCATATATTATAGCCAATGTTTCATTATCAATCTCAAAAGTTCTCTTCAGACTAAATGAAGTCTAACTTACAGACAGGGAGGAGGTACACCTCCTGTCCTCCTCAGCAGcatccatcctccacaCACGAATGGTATCACCTCCGTTCAACACTCGAACACGGTTCCACACCCTCGACGTTTCCTTTGACATATAGTCATACTCATTGCTATAGTGAATTGCCATCATCTGCCCTTTCAGCTCTGGCCCCTTGAGAGCTTATAttgcccttgccctcaAAGTTCGATGGCTTGTCCTCCCACCATCTAAAGCCATTCCAAAGGCTCGGAACATGCAATTCCCATCGCCCTTGATAGCAGCTAAACTCCTGATGGCTAGAACGTTGTGTTGGGTGGTAATCGCGTCAAGGAGTTTGTTGATTAGGCTGCAGTCTTTCGAGTCCCATCATGCCATACTCTGTGGGAAGCGGATCATTATTTCGTCGTCGTTCACTTCCCACTCCTAAGCTCTCACCACAACCCGCCCAACAAGGCGGGGTGACCATCGTGGCGATGGCTGAATGTGAGCGGCTTTGATGATATTTTCTCGGTCGTCGCATGTAAAACTGGGGCAAACATTGGCCGGAGATGCGGGCCGAGAAGTGGGGGACTTTCGTGAGATAATTGACTTCCCCTCTAATTGATTCGCACTattcctccatctctttccacctCGACCATCTCGCTGCAATGTCCCTGCTCGTACGTCCAAGGACAATTCCTCGCGTTGCCCCGACACTCGCCCCACAACGCGCCTCCAAGCGATTCAACAGCTCCTCTACAGCGTCTACATCATCACCTGTATCGCATGTGGCTTCTGCCGTCACCGACACTGCCCATTCCCTTGCTGACAAATTCCGTGAAGCTGCGAGGTTTATCAACAGCCCATCGTACGatgggatggaggagaagggactGAGGATGTTGGTGTTTGGAAAACCGGGAAGTGGGAAGGTAAGCTGGACCTCCACCACGTCCCTGTTTTGAACCGTTGGGGATTCTGTGCTGATCGAGTCGATCACAGGGTACTTTGAGCTCAAGGTATATTTCTAATCATCAAGCTCCCTAAAATATCACTGATGACATTTTAGACTCGTTAAAGAGTACGATATCTCATTTGTATCCACTGGCGATGTGCTTCGTAAAGAGATTGCGGCCAAGTCGGAGGTCGGTCGGAAGGCCGAAGCTGTTGTTGCTTCTGGAGGTACGTCTTGGAAAGCCACCGATTACGCTGAATGCAAAGTAAATTTGCTAACAATGTGTGTAGGTCTTGTGTCAGACGAGTTGATGTTGGAAATCGTGAAAGCTGAGCTTGACCGATTAAAAGGAAAAGTGCGTCATAGGACACTTTCATGATTCTGGCGTCCGTGTATTGTTGATACATGTTTATAGAGCTGGATCGTCGATGGGTTCCCTCGCACTTTACACCAAGGCG
It contains:
- a CDS encoding glutamate dehydrogenase, whose product is MSTPTQGAIQTPLPAQLSKVLAESGAHISRPGSDLSSNRIRKDTIGYKSSPFPLKADQQAAVTRILSESGFMPQELVPGEVDWFYNHLGIENSYFLWEKPEAIADNVLSLYSAKLLAYTKHDPEQLVIDLEKIIPEGVDKSREGAVWIHSSKAGVSSSEGPGANVEKKIDSLYLDDSSPEKAYRLETYRSSGAISSTVSQQLRCYFISRCSFPASGPVKTPEGTTDIRSVSDASFLEKASENTLEVYQRVMNEVERRYGPVIEMFEVEDSRERRLVIGYKIGGTRKFFSALSDLYHFYGLYSARKYVEQFSNGITIISMYLNPVPNTRAPPIEHSIHQVVREASLLYVLPDNPFFSVTENEDTNHAVQEATYAYVGWIFAQHFCNRLGQAYIALKDALDESNPDHAEVLNKIKTRFREETFTRESIREVIQSHPGLVRMLYINFAMTHYPVADEASQLTPTLSFQRLKTEQPLSDEDLHALIRKTAANQHAVQILEALLIFNRQVIKCNFYQPTKVALSFRLNPSFLPEVEYPKAPFGMFFIVGAEFRGFHVRFRDVARGGIRIIRSRGKENYNSNVRTLFDENYALAATQNLKNKDIPEGGAKGTILPVLGANIQQCFEKYVDSIIDLLIPGKTPGIKGKIVDVSNRPDPEILFFGPDENTADLMDWAAEHARSRNAPWWKSFTTGKSAEKLGGIPHDTYGMTSTSVRQYIVGVLKAHGLNEKDVTKFQTGGPDGDLGSNEILLSKDKTVAIIDGSGVLYDPAGLDRSELVRLAKARSPISDFDPAKLGEGGYKVLVDAKDYRLPTGEVVSDGTSFRNTFHFRVKADLFVPCGGRPEAVNISNVNQLVDSEGKPHFKYVVEGANLFFTQQARLWLEKKGVVLFKDSSTNKGGVTSSSLEVLAGLGLSDEEYIDLMIFKDGKPSTFYQNYVKDIQQKICENAAQEYTCITKEWLRNKGTKARTTISDQLSSTLNQLQAELEQSDLYENVESRKNVLNKAFPKTLVDKVGLEALMQRLPEQYQRATWSAWVSSHYIYECGMTASNVDFFHFFSKLSA
- a CDS encoding adenylate kinase, variant: MSLLVRPRTIPRVAPTLAPQRASKRFNSSSTASTSSPVSHVASAVTDTAHSLADKFREAARFINSPSYDGMEEKGLRMLVFGKPGSGKGTLSSRLVKEYDISFVSTGDVLRKEIAAKSEVGRKAEAVVASGGLVSDELMLEIVKAELDRLKGKSWIVDGFPRTLHQGELIDTVLNQENRPLNMVVHLNVPDSVIMARIAARWVHLPSGRVYNTTYSAPKVPGKDDVTGEPLTKRPDDTPETFSKRLQAYYESTAPLLKYFEEMYPESLHSISGSSSDELWPQLVELIEPFNLRRRQTPAEKGRVDAERVRKQADDLRDSREVDVPGEGKKVVAR